A stretch of Rhinopithecus roxellana isolate Shanxi Qingling chromosome 12, ASM756505v1, whole genome shotgun sequence DNA encodes these proteins:
- the LOC104666751 gene encoding leukocyte immunoglobulin-like receptor subfamily A member 4 isoform X1: protein MTPILTTLLCFGLSLGPRTCLQAENLPKPILWAEPGPVIIWRKPVTIWCQGTLEAQVYRLDKEGNSTSRHMLKTLESENKVKFSIPSMMWGHTGRYRCHYHSPAGWSEPSDPLELVVTAYSRPSLSALPSPVVTSGVNVTLRCASRLGLGRFTLIEEGDHRLSWTLDSHQHNHGKFQALFPVGPLTFSNRGTFRCYGFENNTPYVWSEPSDPLQLLVSGVSRKPSLLTLQGPVLAPGENLTLQCGSDVGYIRYALYKEGGDDLPQRPGQQSQAGLSQASFTLNPVRGSHGGQYRCYGAHNVSSEWSAPSDPLDILIAGQIPDRPSLSVQLGPTVASGEKVTLLCQSWGPMFTFLLTKEGAAHPPLRLRSTYRAQQYQAEFPMSPVTSAHAGTYRCYGSRSSNPYLLSHSSEPLELMVPGATETLNPAQNKSDSKTVPHLQDYTVENLIRMGIAGLVLVFLGILLFEAQQSQRSPTRCSQEVNSREDNAPFRVVEPQEQI, encoded by the exons ATGACCCCCATTCTCACAACCCTCCTCTGCTTTG GGCTGAGCCTGGGCCCCAGGACCTGCCTGCAGGCAG AGAACCTACCCAAACCCATCCTGTGGGCCGAGCCAGGTCCCGTGATCATCTGGAGAAAGCCCGTGACCATCTGGTGTCAGGGCACCCTGGAGGCCCAGGTGTACCGTCTGGATAAAGAGGGAAACTCAACGTCGAGGCACATGTTAAAAACCCTGGAGTCTGAAAACAAGGTCAAATTCTCCATCCCATCCATGATGTGGGGACACACAGGGCGGTATCGCTGTCACTATCACAGCCCTGCAGGCTGGTCGGAGCCCAGCGACCCCCTGGAGCTGGTGGTGACAG CCTACAGCAGGCCCAGCCTGTCCGCCCTGCCGAGCCCTGTGGTGACCTCAGGAGTGAATGTGACCCTCCGGTGTGCCTCACGGCTGGGACTGGGCAGGTTCACTCTGATCGAGGAAGGAGACCACAGGCTCTCCTGGACCCTGGACTCACACCAACACAACCATGGAAAGTTCCAGGCCCTGTTCCCTGTGGGTCCCCTGACCTTCAGCAACAGGGGTACGTTCAGATGCTATGGCTTTGAAAACAACACCCCGTACGTGTGGTCGGAACCCAGTGACCCCCTGCAGCTACTGGTGTCAG GCGTATCTAGGAAGCCCTCCCTCCTGACCCTGCAGGGCCCTGTCCTGGCCCCTGGAGAGAACTTGACCCTCCAGTGTGGCTCTGATGTCGGCTACATCAGATACGCTCTGTACAAGGAGGGGGGTGATGACCTCCCCCAGCGCCCTGGACAGCAGTCCCAGGCTGGGCTCTCCCAGGCCAGCTTCACCCTGAACCCTGTGAGGGGCTCCCACGGGGGCCAGTACAGATGCTACGGTGCACACAATGTCTCCTCCGAGTGGTCAGCCCCCAGCGACCCCCTGGACATCCTGATCGCAG GACAGATCCCTGACAGACCCTCCCTCTCAGTGCAGCTGGGCCCCACGGTGGCCTCAGGAGAGAAGGTGACCTTGCTGTGTCAGTCATGGGGTCCGATGTTCACTTTCCTTCTGACCAAGGAGGGGGCAGCCCATCCCCCACTGCGTCTGAGATCCACTTACAGAGCTCAGCAGTACCAGGCTGAATTCCCCATGAGTCCTGTGACCTCGGCCCACGCGGGGACCTACAGGTGCTACGGCTCACGCAGCTCCAACCCCTACCTGCTGTCTCACTCCAGTGAGCCCCTGGAGCTCATGGTTCCAG GAGCAACTGAGACCCTCAATCCAGCACAAAATAAGTCAGATTCTAAGACTG TCCCACACCTCCAGGATTACACAGTGGAGAATCTCATCCGCATGGGCATAGCTGGCTTGGTCCTGGTGTTCCTTGGGATTCTGTTATTTGAGGCTCAGCAGAGTCAGAGAAGCCCCACAAGGTGCAGCCAGGAGGTGAACAGCAGAGAAGACAATGCACCCTTCAGAGTGGTGGAGCCTCAGGAACAGATCTGA
- the LOC104666751 gene encoding leukocyte immunoglobulin-like receptor subfamily A member 4 isoform X2: protein MTPILTTLLCFGLSLGPRTCLQAENLPKPILWAEPGPVIIWRKPVTIWCQGTLEAQVYRLDKEGNSTSRHMLKTLESENKVKFSIPSMMWGHTGRYRCHYHSPAGWSEPSDPLELVVTAYSRPSLSALPSPVVTSGVNVTLRCASRLGLGRFTLIEEGDHRLSWTLDSHQHNHGKFQALFPVGPLTFSNRGTFRCYGFENNTPYVWSEPSDPLQLLVSGVSRKPSLLTLQGPVLAPGENLTLQCGSDVGYIRYALYKEGGDDLPQRPGQQSQAGLSQASFTLNPVRGSHGGQYRCYGAHNVSSEWSAPSDPLDILIAVQLGPTVASGEKVTLLCQSWGPMFTFLLTKEGAAHPPLRLRSTYRAQQYQAEFPMSPVTSAHAGTYRCYGSRSSNPYLLSHSSEPLELMVPGATETLNPAQNKSDSKTVPHLQDYTVENLIRMGIAGLVLVFLGILLFEAQQSQRSPTRCSQEVNSREDNAPFRVVEPQEQI from the exons ATGACCCCCATTCTCACAACCCTCCTCTGCTTTG GGCTGAGCCTGGGCCCCAGGACCTGCCTGCAGGCAG AGAACCTACCCAAACCCATCCTGTGGGCCGAGCCAGGTCCCGTGATCATCTGGAGAAAGCCCGTGACCATCTGGTGTCAGGGCACCCTGGAGGCCCAGGTGTACCGTCTGGATAAAGAGGGAAACTCAACGTCGAGGCACATGTTAAAAACCCTGGAGTCTGAAAACAAGGTCAAATTCTCCATCCCATCCATGATGTGGGGACACACAGGGCGGTATCGCTGTCACTATCACAGCCCTGCAGGCTGGTCGGAGCCCAGCGACCCCCTGGAGCTGGTGGTGACAG CCTACAGCAGGCCCAGCCTGTCCGCCCTGCCGAGCCCTGTGGTGACCTCAGGAGTGAATGTGACCCTCCGGTGTGCCTCACGGCTGGGACTGGGCAGGTTCACTCTGATCGAGGAAGGAGACCACAGGCTCTCCTGGACCCTGGACTCACACCAACACAACCATGGAAAGTTCCAGGCCCTGTTCCCTGTGGGTCCCCTGACCTTCAGCAACAGGGGTACGTTCAGATGCTATGGCTTTGAAAACAACACCCCGTACGTGTGGTCGGAACCCAGTGACCCCCTGCAGCTACTGGTGTCAG GCGTATCTAGGAAGCCCTCCCTCCTGACCCTGCAGGGCCCTGTCCTGGCCCCTGGAGAGAACTTGACCCTCCAGTGTGGCTCTGATGTCGGCTACATCAGATACGCTCTGTACAAGGAGGGGGGTGATGACCTCCCCCAGCGCCCTGGACAGCAGTCCCAGGCTGGGCTCTCCCAGGCCAGCTTCACCCTGAACCCTGTGAGGGGCTCCCACGGGGGCCAGTACAGATGCTACGGTGCACACAATGTCTCCTCCGAGTGGTCAGCCCCCAGCGACCCCCTGGACATCCTGATCGCAG TGCAGCTGGGCCCCACGGTGGCCTCAGGAGAGAAGGTGACCTTGCTGTGTCAGTCATGGGGTCCGATGTTCACTTTCCTTCTGACCAAGGAGGGGGCAGCCCATCCCCCACTGCGTCTGAGATCCACTTACAGAGCTCAGCAGTACCAGGCTGAATTCCCCATGAGTCCTGTGACCTCGGCCCACGCGGGGACCTACAGGTGCTACGGCTCACGCAGCTCCAACCCCTACCTGCTGTCTCACTCCAGTGAGCCCCTGGAGCTCATGGTTCCAG GAGCAACTGAGACCCTCAATCCAGCACAAAATAAGTCAGATTCTAAGACTG TCCCACACCTCCAGGATTACACAGTGGAGAATCTCATCCGCATGGGCATAGCTGGCTTGGTCCTGGTGTTCCTTGGGATTCTGTTATTTGAGGCTCAGCAGAGTCAGAGAAGCCCCACAAGGTGCAGCCAGGAGGTGAACAGCAGAGAAGACAATGCACCCTTCAGAGTGGTGGAGCCTCAGGAACAGATCTGA